CGCGCCGTCCCAATGATAGTCGAGATGGCGGCCCTGGACCGGATCGGAAGCGGAATCGGGATGGAACAGCCCGACGCATTCTCCGCCCGGATGCCGGACGCTGGGATAGACAACGCCTTCCGAGGCGGCCGCCCGCAGGCTCCGGCCGAGCTGCTGCGACGCTTCGTAGCTGGCTGGATCGAGCGCCGGATCGCTGCGGCCTCGCAGATCGTGGAGATTGGCCGACACTGACAGCACGATCTCGCGAAACTGTGAGGTCCAGCCCGGGCGCTCGGCCGTACGCGCCATGAAGCGCGCGTGGTGATGGATCGTCTCGAATAGCGCCGTCTCGAAAGCCCGGCCCGCATAGAGCACGCCGTAGGAGCCGTCGGTGAAGCGGCTGGGCCGGTCGGTGCTGACGTGGGTAAAAGGCGCCATCAGGTAGGACGCACCCACCCCACCGACCCGCCGCTCGACCGGAACGAGATCGAGATTGCCGATCGTCACCATGATCCGCGGATTGGTCTTCTGCTCGGCCGAGATCAGCAGCGCCCAGTCGGCCGGGTCGGCGATGTCCTCGAACAGGTCGATCGGCGGGAAAGTGCTACGGATGATCCTGACCGCGCGCCGCCATTTGATCCGCGTGACCGGAATCGCCTCCGCGCTCACCAGCCACCGCGCTCGGCGTCGAGATAGCGGCGCACGCGCATGATGTCGGTCAGTTCGCCGCCCAGCATGACATCGAGCGCGCTAGCGCCGGCGAAAGCGGCATTGCTCGCGCGGATCCAGGCATAGCCGCGTTCCGCCTCGGCGAAAATGATCCGCAGCGCCTTGTGAATGCCCATGAGATTAGAGAGGCGCGCGGCCGCATCGCGCGAGAACCGCCCCGCCCCTTCCGCCTTCCAGCGGCGATAGGATCGGACCGGCATGTCGAGCAGCGTTGCCGCTTGCTCGTCGGTGACGCCCCATTTGGCGAAAAGGTTGATCGCCGCGCGAAACATGGCCGCCGCCTCGTCCTGGGATACGGGATCGGCGCGGAAGGCCTGGGGCGTGGTGTCAACGAGCTGCAGAGCCGGCATGGCAATTCTCCATATGGCATCATATAGCGTCTACATGGCCATTTGGCAATATCACGCCCAACTTTCATTTTCCTACACGAACCATTCTGGTTATCTGAATTGCTCCTCGTTTGCTCGGAGCCCTTGCCATGCCGCTGCTCGATCGCTTCTCGGCCCGATCACCGGGATCCTCGACAAAATCATCCCCGACAAGGACGCGCGCGATCGTGCCAAGCTCGAACTGATCAGGTTGCAAGGCTCACAGGAGATGGAGCTGCTCCAGACCCGGCTTTCGGCGATCATAGCCGAGGCGAGCTCGTCTGATCCCTGGACCAGCCGCGCGCGGCCGAGCTTCCTCTATGTCAT
The window above is part of the Novosphingobium sp. G106 genome. Proteins encoded here:
- a CDS encoding MbcA/ParS/Xre antitoxin family protein, whose translation is MPALQLVDTTPQAFRADPVSQDEAAAMFRAAINLFAKWGVTDEQAATLLDMPVRSYRRWKAEGAGRFSRDAAARLSNLMGIHKALRIIFAEAERGYAWIRASNAAFAGASALDVMLGGELTDIMRVRRYLDAERGGW
- a CDS encoding RES family NAD+ phosphorylase; translated protein: MVSAEAIPVTRIKWRRAVRIIRSTFPPIDLFEDIADPADWALLISAEQKTNPRIMVTIGNLDLVPVERRVGGVGASYLMAPFTHVSTDRPSRFTDGSYGVLYAGRAFETALFETIHHHARFMARTAERPGWTSQFREIVLSVSANLHDLRGRSDPALDPASYEASQQLGRSLRAAASEGVVYPSVRHPGGECVGLFHPDSASDPVQGRHLDYHWDGARVDIVRDAGSGAVFRVIDASV